A section of the Drosophila subobscura isolate 14011-0131.10 chromosome A, UCBerk_Dsub_1.0, whole genome shotgun sequence genome encodes:
- the LOC117903736 gene encoding RNA-binding protein 1 isoform X2 produces the protein MPRYREWDLACKVYVGNLGSSASKYEIENAFSKYGPLRNVWVARNPPGFAFVEFEDRRDAEDATRGLDGTRCCGTRIRVEMSSGRSREGRGGGGGGGGGGGGGGGGPRRGARSGSGGGGGGGARTGDGGGRYRSRSPRRSRTRSRSFSRDRRSRSDSRDRH, from the exons ATGCCACGGTACCGGGAATGGGACCTTGCCTGCAAAGTCTACGTGGGAAACCTGGGCTCATCTGCGTCCAAATACGAGATTGAGAACGCATTCAGCAAGTATGGACCCTTGCGCAACGTTTGGGTGGCCCGCAACCCGCCCGGTTTTGCCTTTGTGGAGTTCGAAGACCGACGAGATGCAGAGGACGCAACCCGTGGCCTGGACGGTACCCGTTGCTGTGGTACACGCATTCGCGTGGAAATGTCTTCTGGTCGGTCACGCGAAGGacgcggtggtggcggcggcggcggtggtggtggcggaggcggtggcggtggacCGCGTCGTGGTGCCCGAAGCGGTagtggaggcggtggcggcggtggtgccCGTACTGGGGACGGCGGTGGACGATATAG ATCGAGGTCACCCAGAAGGTCGAGGACACGCAGTCGCAGCTTCTCAAGGGATCGTCGCAGCCGTTCCGACTCCCGGGATCGGCACTAG
- the LOC117903736 gene encoding RNA-binding protein 1 isoform X1, translating to MPRYREWDLACKVYVGNLGSSASKYEIENAFSKYGPLRNVWVARNPPGFAFVEFEDRRDAEDATRGLDGTRCCGTRIRVEMSSGRSREGRGGGGGGGGGGGGGGGGPRRGARSGSGGGGGGGARTGDGGGRYRIKSSTTTSTTTTTTTTIRTTTTATTTRTSTTPLPSTRTTTTTTTTTTTTRTSSRLTTTTAPAPPQTHISPPPTPTPTRTPTIAYTTTNNCQLPRQLCCGPSMIFADFCYFNKFDIFR from the exons ATGCCACGGTACCGGGAATGGGACCTTGCCTGCAAAGTCTACGTGGGAAACCTGGGCTCATCTGCGTCCAAATACGAGATTGAGAACGCATTCAGCAAGTATGGACCCTTGCGCAACGTTTGGGTGGCCCGCAACCCGCCCGGTTTTGCCTTTGTGGAGTTCGAAGACCGACGAGATGCAGAGGACGCAACCCGTGGCCTGGACGGTACCCGTTGCTGTGGTACACGCATTCGCGTGGAAATGTCTTCTGGTCGGTCACGCGAAGGacgcggtggtggcggcggcggcggtggtggtggcggaggcggtggcggtggacCGCGTCGTGGTGCCCGAAGCGGTagtggaggcggtggcggcggtggtgccCGTACTGGGGACGGCGGTGGACGATATAG GATCAAGTCTTCTACTACTacaagcacaacaacaacaacaactacaacaataagaacaacaacaacagctactaCTACTAGAACTTCTACTACTCCTCTTCCTTCAACAAGAACTactactacaacaacaaccaccaccaccaccaccagaacAAGTTCACGTCTCACAACTActacagctcctgctcctcctcagaCACACATTTCACCACcaccaactccaactccaacaaGAACACCAACAATAGCATACACCACAACCAACAATTGCCAACTGCCAAGGCAATTGTGTTGTGGCCCTAGTATGATATTTGCCGATTTCTGCTACTTCAACAAGTTCGATATATTCCGTTGA
- the LOC117903739 gene encoding mitochondrial import inner membrane translocase subunit Tim9 codes for MAKSPENIAIDQLDKDQMKTFSDFLMSYNRLSEMCFSDCVRDFTSRDVKENEEKCSLNCMEKYLKMNQRVSQRFQEFQMIANENALAMVKKTGK; via the exons atggcaaaaagtcCGGAAAATATTGCTATCGACCAACTGGACAAGGACCAGATGAAAACG TTCTCCGACTTTCTGATGTCGTACAACCGGCTATCCGAAATGTGCTTCTCAGACTGCGTTCGCGACTTCACATCCCGCGACGTGAAGGAGAACGAG GAGAAATGCTCGCTGAACTGCATGGAAAAGTATCTCAAGATGAATCAGCGGGTGTCGCAGCGCTTCCAGGAATTCCAAATGATTGCCAACGAGAATGCCCTGGCCATGGTTAAGAAGACTGGCAAATAG
- the LOC117903738 gene encoding protein yippee: MGRVFLEHLGGLKLFNCAQCHTNLTNRSQLISTRFTGATGRAYLFKRVVNLTFSNIQERVMLTGRHMVRDVMCKNCGAKLGWMYEFATEESQKYKEGRVILEYALINEAEGFPAEAPTTSH, encoded by the exons atgGGACGCGTATTTCTGGAGCACCTGGGAGGCCTGAAGCTATTCAATTGCGCCCAGTGCCACACGAACCTGACCAACCGCAGCCAACTGATCAGCACAAGATTCACCGGGGCGACGG GCCGTGCGTATCTGTTCAAGCGCGTGGTCAACCTGACCTTCAGCAACATACAGGAGCGTGTGATGCTCACCGGACGGCACATGGTGCGCGACGTCATGTGCAAGAACTGCGGCGCCAAGCTGGGCTGGATGTACGAGTTTGCCACCGAGGAGTCCCAGAA ATACAAGGAGGGACGCGTCATTCTGGAGTATGCATTGATCAACGAGGCCGAGGGTTTTCCTGCAGAGGCGCCCACCACCAGTCATTGA
- the LOC117903737 gene encoding mpv17-like protein 2 isoform X1 has translation MQSIRCQARILFSTATSTGRSIRLNLLRNVGTGTGAGPGTGIGTPGSRSRSELMRKLREWHATAFSNRFLLFTNVGISLTLSCLGDVLEQHLEIYSGEIERFDSQRTSHMAISGVTVGIICHYWYKMLDKRMPGRSMRVVAKKIVLDQLICSPVYISVFFVTLGLLEQKDKHEVWEEIKEKAWKLYAAEWTVWPAAQFINFYWIPAHYRIFYDNIISLGYDVLTSKVKHTKSHIKKIP, from the coding sequence atgcaatccATTCGCTGCCAGGCCCGGATCCTCTTCTCAACCGCCACCAGCACCGGCCGCTCCATCAGACTGAACCTCTTGCGGAATGttggcaccggcaccggcgcTGGCCCTGGTACTGGCATTGGCACTCCCggctcccgctctcgctccgAACTGATGCGCAAGCTGCGTGAGTGGCATGCCACTGCGTTCAGCAATAGGTTCCTGCTCTTCACCAACGTGGGCATCTCGCTGACGCTCAGCTGCCTCGGCGATGTCTTGGAGCAACATCTGGAGATCTACAGTGGGGAGATCGAACGCTTCGACAGCCAGCGCACCAGCCACATGGCCATCAGCGGCGTCACCGTGGGCATCATTTGCCACTACTGGTACAAGATGCTGGACAAGCGGATGCCCGGCCGCAGCATGCGCGTCGTGGCCAAGAAGATTGTGCTCGACCAGCTGATATGTTCGCCAGTCTACATCAGCGTCTTCTTTGTCACCCTCGGCCTGCTCGAACAGAAGGACAAGCACGAGGTGTGGGAGGAGATCAAGGAGAAGGCCTGGAAGCTGTACGCGGCCGAGTGGACGGTGTGGCCGGCGGCGCAGTTCATCAACTTCTATTGGATACCCGCCCACTACCGCATCTTCTACGACAATATCATCAGCCTGGGCTACGACGTGCTCACCTCGAAGGTGAAGCACACAAAGTCGCACATCAAGAAGATACCCTAA
- the LOC117903737 gene encoding mpv17-like protein 2 isoform X2, which yields MRKLREWHATAFSNRFLLFTNVGISLTLSCLGDVLEQHLEIYSGEIERFDSQRTSHMAISGVTVGIICHYWYKMLDKRMPGRSMRVVAKKIVLDQLICSPVYISVFFVTLGLLEQKDKHEVWEEIKEKAWKLYAAEWTVWPAAQFINFYWIPAHYRIFYDNIISLGYDVLTSKVKHTKSHIKKIP from the coding sequence ATGCGCAAGCTGCGTGAGTGGCATGCCACTGCGTTCAGCAATAGGTTCCTGCTCTTCACCAACGTGGGCATCTCGCTGACGCTCAGCTGCCTCGGCGATGTCTTGGAGCAACATCTGGAGATCTACAGTGGGGAGATCGAACGCTTCGACAGCCAGCGCACCAGCCACATGGCCATCAGCGGCGTCACCGTGGGCATCATTTGCCACTACTGGTACAAGATGCTGGACAAGCGGATGCCCGGCCGCAGCATGCGCGTCGTGGCCAAGAAGATTGTGCTCGACCAGCTGATATGTTCGCCAGTCTACATCAGCGTCTTCTTTGTCACCCTCGGCCTGCTCGAACAGAAGGACAAGCACGAGGTGTGGGAGGAGATCAAGGAGAAGGCCTGGAAGCTGTACGCGGCCGAGTGGACGGTGTGGCCGGCGGCGCAGTTCATCAACTTCTATTGGATACCCGCCCACTACCGCATCTTCTACGACAATATCATCAGCCTGGGCTACGACGTGCTCACCTCGAAGGTGAAGCACACAAAGTCGCACATCAAGAAGATACCCTAA
- the LOC117903611 gene encoding branched-chain-amino-acid aminotransferase, cytosolic, whose translation MTTKMAINAKDIFRNQHRMIKFIAHSIRLCSNQSLKAAQAAQQLQQQKSSVDFEITASVDTQYTHAPEPVKHDKDLGHQFKASQMTVRLATPQQLQPKPDNDEELGFGRLFTDHMLKIYYHKSLGGWQKPEITPLENLVMHPAAKVLHYAVELFEGMKAYRGVDGKIRIFRPDMNMARMNLAAQRSGLPTFEGKEFVQCLSRLLSIDSEWVPHTDTASLYIRPTLIGIDPTLGVASSDSALLYTILSPVGSYFKTGSTGAVSLLADPAYTRAWPGGVGNRKMGSNYAPTINVQKEAASRGLQQVLWLYGEDHQLTEVGTMNIFMFYVNDQGEQELVTPPLNGLILPGITRDSILNMSRQWGKFKVSEANITMPMVCELLNQGRLLELFGAGTACVVSPVNRINYLGQDLYVPTMEQEKPVHELIRETLTDIQYGRVDHPWSVVID comes from the exons ATGACTACCAAAATGGCAATAAACGCAAAG GATATTTTCCGCAATCAGCATCGAATGATCAAGTTCATTGCGCACTCCATTCGACTGTGCAGCAACCAATCGCTGAAGGCCGCCCAggccgcccagcagctgcagcagcaaaagtccTCGGTGGACTTTGAGATCACCGCCTCGGTGGACACACAGTACACACATGCCCCGGAGCCCGTTAAGCACGACAAGGATCTGGGCCATCAGTTCAAGGCCTCACAGATGACGGTGCGACTGGCCacgccgcagcagctccagccgAAGCCGGACAACGATGAGGAGCTGGGCTTTGGCCGCCTCTTCACCGATCACATGCTCAAGATCTACTACCACAAGAGCCTAGGCGGCTGGCAGAAGCCAGAGATCACGCCGCTGGAGAACCTCGTCATGCATCCCGCTGCCAAGGTCCTGCACTACGCCGTTGAG CTCTTCGAGGGCATGAAGGCGTACCGGGGTGTCGATGGAAAGATCCGCATCTTCCGGCCGGACATGAACATGGCCCGCATGAACCTCGCCGCCCAGCGCTCCGGCCTGCCCACCTTCGAGGGCAAGGAGTTCGTTCAGTGCCTGTCCCGCCTGCTGTCCATCGACTCGGAGTGGGTGCCGCACACGGACACTGCCAGCCTCTACATTCGCCCCACACTCATTGGCATCGAC CCCACGTTGGGTGTGGCCTCCTCGGACTCTGCCCTGCTCTACACAATCCTCAGTCCGGTTGGCAGCTACTTCAAGACGGGCTCCACGGGCGCCGTCTCCCTGCTGGCCGATCCCGCCTACACACGCGCCTGGCCCGGCGGCGTTGGCAACCGCAAAATGGGCTCCAACTACGCTCCCACGATCAATGTGCAAAAGGAGGCGGCGTCACGGGGCCTGCAGCAGGTGCTCTGGCTGTACGGTGAAGACCATCAGCTGACCGAGGTGGGCACCATGAACATCTTCATGTTCTACGTGAACGATCAGGGAGAACAGGAGCTGGTGACGCCGCCACTGAATGGCCTCATCCTGCCCGGCATTACACGCGACTCCATTCTGAACATGTCCCGCCAGTGGGGCAAGTTCAAGGTGAGCGAGGCCAACATCACAATGCCCATGGTCTGTGAGCTGCTCAACCAGGGAAGG CTGTTGGAGCTCTTTGGCGCGGGCACTGCGTGCGTGGTTAGTCCCGTCAATCGAATTAATTATCTCGGCCAGGACCTGTACGTGCCCACcatggagcaggagaagccCGTGCACGAGCTGATCCGCGAGACGCTCACCGACATCCAGTACGGCCGTGTGGACCATCCCTGGTCGGTGGTGATTGATTAA
- the LOC117903603 gene encoding trichohyalin, which produces MPENINRQKSRRQYGAWDKPGVSLFAVVSQEPLSNMLSMMKPLPKGSSDYDKDAYPMIQKSSAAENAVYRAIKFQVEQLALKRRLEMSSKQEERRINNELMRALMEERRAEVVAKSKLVQLQRNVPELRDLQVEVNVAKVALKVRQQMLAEAHARSVDKQAEREEAQAQQQQVELLMLKEKLVADQKAHAYREALMNQIAESTEKRERVQHETKLQERQELIDFQKQYALEQQQEAEKWAEKRKQLQESLNKTFAQKQAARQAEEKANRVRPQRGILDSYGPTTAAFVAKDMKRRADEMQAREMNSVRLGLQLSKIQHDRDARDELLMDLLEHEYSVKESKRHLEQMLERHAECCANHEKVGKQREEQKYFREQRANIGSDIRRDSTSFGERQHHTYEHRLASMHKRNEQCYHDMEQQAMANEQRRNADAEAARNIAATWAQLQEAQDAAVGKERLRVLRSQPQEVLNAMRPYIFTANEQKVLNLETSKHI; this is translated from the coding sequence ATGCCAGAAAATATCAACAGACAGAAGTCCCGCCGGCAGTATGGGGCCTGGGACAAGCCGGGCGTCTCCCTCTTTGCGGTCGTCAGCCAGGAGCCCCTCAGCAATATGCTGTCCATGATGAAGCCGCTGCCGAAGGGGAGCAGCGACTACGACAAGGACGCCTATCCCATGATACAGAAGTCATCGGCTGCCGAGAACGCGGTCTATCGCGCCATTAAATTTCAGGTGGAGCAGCTGGCCCTCAAGCGCAGATTGGAAATGAGCTcgaagcaggaggagcggcGCATCAACAACGAGCTAATGCGGGCTCTGATGGAGGAGCGCAGAGCCGAGGTTGTGGCAAAGAGTAAGctcgtgcagctgcagcggaaTGTGCCCGAGCTGCGCGACCTGCAGGTGGAGGTGAATGTGGCCAAGGTGGCGCTGAAGGTCAGGCAGCAGATGCTGGCAGAGGCGCATGCGCGGAGCGTCGACAAGCAGGCGGAGCGAGAGGAGGCCCaggcccaacagcagcaggtggagctgctgatgctcaAGGAGAAGTTGGTGGCCGACCAGAAGGCCCACGCATACCGCGAGGCACTGATGAACCAGATTGCGGAATCAACCGAGAAGCGCGAACGGGTGCAGCACGAGACCAAGCTGCAGGAGCGCCAAGAGCTGATCGACTTCCAGAAACAATACgctctggagcagcagcaggaggctgaGAAGTGGGCGGAGAAGCGCAAGCAGCTCCAAGAGTCCCTCAATAAGACTTTCGCTCAGAAGCAGGCCGCACGCCAAGCTGAGGAGAAGGCGAACAGGGTCCGCCCTCAGCGTGGCATCCTTGACTCGTACGGCCCGACGACAGCCGCCTTCGTGGCCAAGGACATGAAACGCCGCGCGGACGAGATGCAAGCCAGAGAGATGAACAGCGTCCGGCTGGGCTTACAGCTCAGCAAGATCCAGCACGATCGAGATGCGCGCGACGAGCTCCTCATGGACCTGCTCGAGCACGAGTACAGTGTCAAGGAGAGCAAGCGGCACCTGGAGCAGATGCTGGAGCGGCATGCCGAGTGCTGTGCAAACCACGAGAAGGTGGGCAAGCAGCGCGAGGAGCAGAAGTACTTCCGCGAGCAGCGGGCCAACATTGGCAGCGACATTCGCCGCGACTCGACCTCCTTCGGCGAGCGCCAGCACCACACATACGAGCATCGCCTGGCGTCCATGCACAAGAGAAACGAGCAGTGCTACCACGacatggagcagcaggccaTGGCCAACGAGCAGCGCCGCAATGCCGATGCCGAGGCGGCGCGCAACATCGCCGCCACATGggcccagctgcaggaggcacAGGATGCAGCTGTGGGCAAGGAGCGACTTCGAGTGCTGCGCAGCCAGCCCCAGGAGGTGCTCAATGCCATGCGGCCGTACATCTTCACTGCCAACGAGCAGAAGGTCCTCAATCTGGAGACAAGCAAACACATTTGA
- the LOC117903645 gene encoding pepsin-2B-like codes for MTSSNTHSKTLVLLALLGLVAGACAAMHRIPVRRSEKFFRTRQSINAEREHVWRKYNPVQSSISVSSNTSNTINSSSAASNYSIESLENVLNFQYFGSISIGTPPQTFLVQFDTGSANLWIPSVNCYSLDCYNHQQYFSGDSTTYQANGTVFSITYGSGSVSGILSTDVVTVAGLQIAGQTFGEATTETGTSMGDATFDGIFGMAYASLAVDGVQPPFYNLWNQSLVDAPVFSFYLETNGTQAASYGGELILGGSDASLYVGNLVYAPVSSQTYWQFQMDGVTLGGTTLCTNCQAVADTGTSLLIAPYDIYLTILSLISQELSCAAISSLPTLTITISGVPFQIPPSAYIVQVDSACTLGIEYIQGSDFWILGDIFIGRYYTEFDLGNNRLGFASVNSASALAAPIFHLAALCGLWKLLNLL; via the coding sequence AtgaccagcagcaacacccaTTCCAAGACGTTAGTTCTGTTGGCCCTTCTGGGCCTGGTGGCAGGAGCATGCGCCGCCATGCATCGGATACCCGTGCGCCGCTCGGAGAAGTTTTTTCGGACCCGCCAAAGCATCAATGCCGAACGGGAGCATGTCTGGAGGAAGTATAACCCAGTGCAGAGTAGCATCAGtgtcagcagcaacaccagcaacaccataaacagcagcagcgccgctTCAAACTACTCCATAGAGAGCCTGGAAAACGTGTTGAATTTTCAGTACTTCgggagcatcagcatcggaACGCCGCCGCAGACTTTCTTGGTGCAGTTCGATACGGGATCTGCGAACCTGTGGATTCCCAGCGTGAATTGCTACAGCTTGGACTGCTACAATCACCAGCAGTACTTCTCCGGGGACTCGACCACGTATCAGGCCAATGGCACCGTCTTCTCCATCACCTATGGCTCGGGCAGCGTGTCGGGCATCCTCTCCACGGATGTGGTGACCGTCGCCGGACTGCAAATTGCTGGACAAACATTCGGTGAGGCCACCACTGAAACTGGCACAAGCATGGGGGATGCCACGTTCGACGGCATCTTCGGCATGGCCTACGCCAGCCTGGCCGTGGACGGGGTACAGCCGCCCTTCTACAATCTGTGGAATCAGAGTCTGGTGGATGCGCCCGTGTTCTCCTTCTACCTGGAAACCAACGGCACCCAAGCGGCGAGCTATGGCGGAGAGCTCATCCTGGGCGGTTCCGATGCCTCGCTATATGTAGGGAATCTCGTCTATGCTCCCGTCTCCAGCCAGACCTACTGGCAGTTCCAAATGGACGGCGTCACTCTGGGCGGCACCACCTTGTGCACCAACTGCCAGGCCGTGGCCGATACGGGCACCTCGCTGCTCATTGCCCCCTACGACATCTACCTGACGATCCTTTCGCTCATTAGCCAGGAGCTCAGCTGCGCTGCCATCTCAAGCCTGCCCACCCTGACCATCACCATCAGCGGTGTGCCCTTCCAGATACCGCCCAGTGCGTACATCGTGCAAGTGGATAGCGCCTGCACGCTGGGCATCGAGTACATACAAGGCTCTGACTTCTGGATTCTGGGCGATATCTTCATCGGCCGCTACTACACGGAGTTCGATTTGGGCAACAATCGTTTGGGTTTCGCCTCAGTGAACTCTGCGAGTGCCCTGGCAGCCCCGATCTTCCATCTCGCAGCTCTGTGTGGACTGTGGAAGCTGCTCAACCTGCTCTAG